A DNA window from Oncorhynchus tshawytscha isolate Ot180627B linkage group LG13, Otsh_v2.0, whole genome shotgun sequence contains the following coding sequences:
- the LOC112238418 gene encoding uncharacterized protein LOC112238418 isoform X6 produces MAIHRCAGLLGFHNLETSCFDFLLPKFLEGSNITAQETRRRRRGGCCQGRSQIRSSNQGRLPSGRSPGQRRSPSVESAHCTGCQSQSRTPNQSMTPSQGLLPSGMTPSQGMLPSGSLAHNTDTNRDREQQVIPHPKNTGPSQTTGSDVRNIGSDVRAQCSTANPSGTMSHQSLTVPSDGNLQINFLSSSRCPKSLALLVNPVSSGREKFCLQTCGPNMSPLSLGGLPSSSGLGVCPILAMPCPGGVDRKPDPDSVFSDGDILGMEAAVCPMTMGEGSLRDCPLSCELPSHDDASPSDLIEATVGEMDDDQPVVGSLMAEEAGCNPGSCSTCPLRGSGVVEEAELQLPVLDLLAIHKSPNSENSEGESHGGCLMLPRPRRLGQVDQLPVLMQREDPGLDGSVAVEGHLPDSALSDPSLSDPTLCGLTPDGRGYGERSSVEREVAEHLAKGFWPDLYPSQTEPLPSLPNLDTMEHGGLGRVPNLDTMEHGGLGRVPNLDTMEHGGLGRVPNLDTMEHGGLGKATDFPWQLDLNSNPADCPFLRDLGTGEAEGMEEVGGVGEMGKVGQTGVMGGVEETGEAQTPGGNHSLSQSEMSPYMSSLNSGEDSDGDLDTDGDTEREANNRRAQEVRLPFPVVQISSVSRSAFQQLLRCQQLTHEQLEFVHDVRRRSKNRVAAQRCRKRKLEGISQLQTEIGTLRGEKKRLLEEQAHLQRNMEEMLQSLTGLCHSVCNEAGVCHEQDQLQLLSKLQSPDVSVSALLNTLASPSLPLSSPGLPLGLKPESLEPQPLPTPPAPAQP; encoded by the exons ATGGCCATCCACAGGTGTGCCGGGCTCCTGGGGTTTCACAACCTGGAGACTAGCTGCTTCGACTTCCTTCTGCCAAAGTTCCTAGAGGGTAGCAACATTACAGCCCAGgagacaagaagaagaagaagaggaggctgCTGTCAGGGCAGGTCCCAGATCAGGTCCTCCAACCAGGGAAGATTGCCTAGTGGCAGGTCCCCCGGCCAGAGGAGGTCCCCCAGTGTCGAGTCAGCCCACTGTACAGGCTGTCAGTCTCAAAGCAGGACCCCCAACCAGAGCATGACCCCCAGCCAGGGCTTGTTGCCTAGTGGCATGACCCCCAGCCAGGGCATGTTGCCTAGTGGCAGTTTAGCCCACAATACAGACACCAACCGAGACCGAGAGCAGCAGGTTATACCTCATCCCAAGAACACGGGCCCAAGCCAGacaacaggaagtgatgtcaggAACATAGGAAGTGACGTCAGGGCACAGTGTTCAACTGCCAACCCAAGTGGAACAATGTCACACCAGAGTTTAACAGTGCCTTCGGACGGAAACTTACAAATAAACTTTCTGTCGTCATCCCGATGTCCAAAGAGCCTGGCCTTACTAGTCAACCCGGTCAGCAGTGGTCGGGAGAAGTTCTGTTTACAGACCTGTGGCCCCAACATGTCACCCTTATCCCTCGGGGGACTGCCGTCCTCCAGTGGTCTTGGTGTCTGTCCCATCCTGGCTATGCCGTGTCCTGGTGGTGTTGACCGTAAGCCAGACCCCGACTCCGTTTTCAGTGATGGAGACATCCTAGGGATGGAGGCAGCGGTGTGTCCCATGACGATGGGTGAGGGGAGTCTGAGAGATTGCCCACTCTCCTGTGAACTGCCGTCCCATGACGACGCGAGCCCATCAGACCTTATTGAGGCAACGGTTGGAGAGATGGATGATGACCAGCCTGTTGTTGGGAGTCTGATGGCTGAAGAAGCTGGGTGTAACCCAGGTTCCTGTAGCACGTGCCCACTGAGAGGCTCAGGGGTGGTAGAGGAGGCTGAGCTTCAGCTACCTGTATTGGATCTCCTGGCAATACACAAAAGCCCTAACTCAGAAAATAGTGAGGGGGAGAGCCATGGTGGATGCCTTATGCTCCCAAGGCCACGACGATTAGGTCAAGTAGATCAGCTACCTGTGTTAATGCAGAGAGAGGACCCTGGTCTGGATGGCAGCGTGGCTGTTGAGGGTCATCTCCCTGACTCCGCCCTCTCTGACCCCTCCCTCTCTGACCCCACCCTCTGTGGTCTTACCCCTGATGGTAGGGGGTATGGAGAGCGGAGCAGCGTGGAGAGGGAGGTGGCTGAACATCTGGCCAAGGGTTTCTGGCCTGATTTATACCCCTCACAGACTGAACCTCTCCCTAGTCTCCCTAATCTGGACACCATGGAGCACGGAGGTCTGGGGAGAGTTCCTAATCTGGACACCATGGAGCACGGAGGTCTGGGGAGAGTTCCTAATCTGGACACCATGGAGCACGGAGGTCTGGGGAGAGTTCCTAATCTGGACACCATGGAGCACGGAGGTCTGGGGAAGGCTACAGACTTCCCCTGGCAGCTAGACCTGAACTCAAATCCAGCAGACTGTCCCTTCCTTAGAGACCTGGGGacaggagaggcagaggggaTGGAAGAGGTAGGGGGGGTGGGGGAGATGGGTAAGGTAGGACAGACGGGTGTGATGGGTGGGGTGGAGGAGACCGGGGAGGCTCAGACCCCCGGTGGAAACCACAGCCTGTCCCAGTCTGAGATGAGTCCCTACATGTCATCTCTTAACTCAGGAGAGGACTCAGACGGAGACCTGGACACAGacggagacacggagagagaggccAACAACAGGAGAGCACAAGAG GTTCGTCTGCCCTTCCCGGTGGTTCAGATCTCGTCAGTGAGTCGTAGTGCCTTCCAACAGCTCCTCCGATGCCAGCAGCTGACCCACGAACAGCTGGAATTCGTCCACGACGTCCGCCGACGCAGCAAGAACCGCGTGGCCGCCCAGCGCTGTCGCAAGAGGAAGCTAGAAGGCATCAGTCAACTACAGACTGAGATCGGCACACTG agaggagagaagaagaggttgCTGGAGGAGCAGGCCCATCTGCAGAGGAACATGGAGGAGATGTTACAGAGTCTGACAGGGCTGTGTCACAGCGTCTGCAACGAGGCAGGGGTCTGTCATGAGCAGGACCAGCTACAGCTCCTATCCAAGCTCCAGTCTCCTGACGTCTCTGTCTCAGCCCTCCTCAACACTCTGgcctcccccagcctccccctctcctctcccggcCTCCCCCTGGGACTGAAGCCAGAGAGCTTAGAGCCCCAACCCTTGCCTACACCACCAGCACCAGCACAGCCCTAG
- the LOC112238418 gene encoding transcription regulator protein BACH2 isoform X1 yields MTAACQVVTAMSLRGDRTSVFTFQSTVHSSHVLTRLNDQRLSDVLCDVTLVAGGRAFRAHCSVLASCSDYFHSRILNHTSPSLVLTLPDQVTAEGFEPLLQFCYTSKLLFTKDNIMAIHRCAGLLGFHNLETSCFDFLLPKFLEGSNITAQETRRRRRGGCCQGRSQIRSSNQGRLPSGRSPGQRRSPSVESAHCTGCQSQSRTPNQSMTPSQGLLPSGMTPSQGMLPSGSLAHNTDTNRDREQQVIPHPKNTGPSQTTGSDVRNIGSDVRAQCSTANPSGTMSHQSLTVPSDGNLQINFLSSSRCPKSLALLVNPVSSGREKFCLQTCGPNMSPLSLGGLPSSSGLGVCPILAMPCPGGVDRKPDPDSVFSDGDILGMEAAVCPMTMGEGSLRDCPLSCELPSHDDASPSDLIEATVGEMDDDQPVVGSLMAEEAGCNPGSCSTCPLRGSGVVEEAELQLPVLDLLAIHKSPNSENSEGESHGGCLMLPRPRRLGQVDQLPVLMQREDPGLDGSVAVEGHLPDSALSDPSLSDPTLCGLTPDGRGYGERSSVEREVAEHLAKGFWPDLYPSQTEPLPSLPNLDTMEHGGLGRVPNLDTMEHGGLGRVPNLDTMEHGGLGRVPNLDTMEHGGLGKATDFPWQLDLNSNPADCPFLRDLGTGEAEGMEEVGGVGEMGKVGQTGVMGGVEETGEAQTPGGNHSLSQSEMSPYMSSLNSGEDSDGDLDTDGDTEREANNRRAQEVRLPFPVVQISSVSRSAFQQLLRCQQLTHEQLEFVHDVRRRSKNRVAAQRCRKRKLEGISQLQTEIGTLRGEKKRLLEEQAHLQRNMEEMLQSLTGLCHSVCNEAGVCHEQDQLQLLSKLQSPDVSVSALLNTLASPSLPLSSPGLPLGLKPESLEPQPLPTPPAPAQP; encoded by the exons ATGACAG CAGCTTGTCAGGTTGTCACCGCCATGTCTCTCAGGGGCGACCGTACCTCCGTGTTCACGTTCCAGTCTACGGTTCACAGCTCCCACGTCCTGACGCGTCTCAACGACCAGAGACTgagtgatgtgttgtgtgatgTTACACTAGTGGCAGGTGGCAGGGCGTTCAGGGCCCACTGCTCTGTACTGGCCTCCTGTAGTGACTACTTCCACAGCAGGATCCTCAACCACACCAGCCCCAGCCTGGTGCTCACTCTGCCTGATCAG GTAACAGCAGAGGGGTTTGAACCATTGCTACAGTTCTGCTACACCTCCAAGCTGCTCTTCACCAAAGACAATATCATGGCCATCCACAGGTGTGCCGGGCTCCTGGGGTTTCACAACCTGGAGACTAGCTGCTTCGACTTCCTTCTGCCAAAGTTCCTAGAGGGTAGCAACATTACAGCCCAGgagacaagaagaagaagaagaggaggctgCTGTCAGGGCAGGTCCCAGATCAGGTCCTCCAACCAGGGAAGATTGCCTAGTGGCAGGTCCCCCGGCCAGAGGAGGTCCCCCAGTGTCGAGTCAGCCCACTGTACAGGCTGTCAGTCTCAAAGCAGGACCCCCAACCAGAGCATGACCCCCAGCCAGGGCTTGTTGCCTAGTGGCATGACCCCCAGCCAGGGCATGTTGCCTAGTGGCAGTTTAGCCCACAATACAGACACCAACCGAGACCGAGAGCAGCAGGTTATACCTCATCCCAAGAACACGGGCCCAAGCCAGacaacaggaagtgatgtcaggAACATAGGAAGTGACGTCAGGGCACAGTGTTCAACTGCCAACCCAAGTGGAACAATGTCACACCAGAGTTTAACAGTGCCTTCGGACGGAAACTTACAAATAAACTTTCTGTCGTCATCCCGATGTCCAAAGAGCCTGGCCTTACTAGTCAACCCGGTCAGCAGTGGTCGGGAGAAGTTCTGTTTACAGACCTGTGGCCCCAACATGTCACCCTTATCCCTCGGGGGACTGCCGTCCTCCAGTGGTCTTGGTGTCTGTCCCATCCTGGCTATGCCGTGTCCTGGTGGTGTTGACCGTAAGCCAGACCCCGACTCCGTTTTCAGTGATGGAGACATCCTAGGGATGGAGGCAGCGGTGTGTCCCATGACGATGGGTGAGGGGAGTCTGAGAGATTGCCCACTCTCCTGTGAACTGCCGTCCCATGACGACGCGAGCCCATCAGACCTTATTGAGGCAACGGTTGGAGAGATGGATGATGACCAGCCTGTTGTTGGGAGTCTGATGGCTGAAGAAGCTGGGTGTAACCCAGGTTCCTGTAGCACGTGCCCACTGAGAGGCTCAGGGGTGGTAGAGGAGGCTGAGCTTCAGCTACCTGTATTGGATCTCCTGGCAATACACAAAAGCCCTAACTCAGAAAATAGTGAGGGGGAGAGCCATGGTGGATGCCTTATGCTCCCAAGGCCACGACGATTAGGTCAAGTAGATCAGCTACCTGTGTTAATGCAGAGAGAGGACCCTGGTCTGGATGGCAGCGTGGCTGTTGAGGGTCATCTCCCTGACTCCGCCCTCTCTGACCCCTCCCTCTCTGACCCCACCCTCTGTGGTCTTACCCCTGATGGTAGGGGGTATGGAGAGCGGAGCAGCGTGGAGAGGGAGGTGGCTGAACATCTGGCCAAGGGTTTCTGGCCTGATTTATACCCCTCACAGACTGAACCTCTCCCTAGTCTCCCTAATCTGGACACCATGGAGCACGGAGGTCTGGGGAGAGTTCCTAATCTGGACACCATGGAGCACGGAGGTCTGGGGAGAGTTCCTAATCTGGACACCATGGAGCACGGAGGTCTGGGGAGAGTTCCTAATCTGGACACCATGGAGCACGGAGGTCTGGGGAAGGCTACAGACTTCCCCTGGCAGCTAGACCTGAACTCAAATCCAGCAGACTGTCCCTTCCTTAGAGACCTGGGGacaggagaggcagaggggaTGGAAGAGGTAGGGGGGGTGGGGGAGATGGGTAAGGTAGGACAGACGGGTGTGATGGGTGGGGTGGAGGAGACCGGGGAGGCTCAGACCCCCGGTGGAAACCACAGCCTGTCCCAGTCTGAGATGAGTCCCTACATGTCATCTCTTAACTCAGGAGAGGACTCAGACGGAGACCTGGACACAGacggagacacggagagagaggccAACAACAGGAGAGCACAAGAG GTTCGTCTGCCCTTCCCGGTGGTTCAGATCTCGTCAGTGAGTCGTAGTGCCTTCCAACAGCTCCTCCGATGCCAGCAGCTGACCCACGAACAGCTGGAATTCGTCCACGACGTCCGCCGACGCAGCAAGAACCGCGTGGCCGCCCAGCGCTGTCGCAAGAGGAAGCTAGAAGGCATCAGTCAACTACAGACTGAGATCGGCACACTG agaggagagaagaagaggttgCTGGAGGAGCAGGCCCATCTGCAGAGGAACATGGAGGAGATGTTACAGAGTCTGACAGGGCTGTGTCACAGCGTCTGCAACGAGGCAGGGGTCTGTCATGAGCAGGACCAGCTACAGCTCCTATCCAAGCTCCAGTCTCCTGACGTCTCTGTCTCAGCCCTCCTCAACACTCTGgcctcccccagcctccccctctcctctcccggcCTCCCCCTGGGACTGAAGCCAGAGAGCTTAGAGCCCCAACCCTTGCCTACACCACCAGCACCAGCACAGCCCTAG